One Niabella beijingensis DNA window includes the following coding sequences:
- a CDS encoding DUF72 domain-containing protein gives MRKGQSYIGTSGGHYKHWKHRFYPEAVKEPEFLAFYQQWFRMVEINNSFYHLNGHLSPLVPTADFIYICLHGPGGGYEGSYAMLQQC, from the coding sequence ATGCGTAAAGGACAAAGTTATATTGGCACTTCCGGCGGGCATTACAAACACTGGAAACATCGTTTCTATCCCGAAGCGGTTAAGGAACCGGAATTTCTTGCTTTTTACCAGCAATGGTTCAGAATGGTGGAGATCAACAACAGCTTTTACCACCTCAACGGTCATCTTTCGCCGCTGGTTCCTACAGCAGATTTTATCTACATTTGTTTACATGGCCCAGGCGGCGGATATGAAGGAAGTTATGCTATGCTACAGCAATGTTAA
- a CDS encoding head GIN domain-containing protein → MKPFFILIFSLLVMILTSGCKKVYPDGPAIRENRNVSRFRKIETTFSAHVEYRKSPDIKVEVLAAENIQQYVIAEVIGDRLILRTPSNISLKRGSVTVYVTAPELDGITLTGSGNFTAVDPIDADALTLDLSGSGDITISELGTSSLKARISGNGNITINSGNSGRQEVSVTGSGDYNAQQLETEDAIVKLTGSGDARVWVRRKLDATITGSGDIRYAGTPEVNASVTGSGSVKRL, encoded by the coding sequence ATGAAACCATTTTTTATTTTGATCTTCTCTCTCCTGGTCATGATCCTGACATCAGGTTGTAAAAAAGTATATCCAGATGGTCCGGCCATACGGGAAAACCGGAATGTATCCCGATTCAGAAAAATCGAAACCACTTTCAGCGCCCATGTGGAATACCGGAAAAGTCCTGATATTAAAGTAGAAGTACTGGCAGCCGAAAATATACAGCAGTATGTCATTGCTGAAGTGATTGGCGACCGGCTCATATTACGAACGCCTTCCAATATCAGCCTGAAAAGAGGCAGTGTAACGGTTTATGTGACGGCACCGGAGCTGGACGGTATAACACTTACAGGATCCGGTAATTTTACGGCTGTTGATCCGATCGATGCTGATGCCCTGACACTTGATCTTTCCGGCTCCGGGGATATCACCATTTCAGAACTCGGTACCTCCTCTCTTAAAGCGCGCATCAGCGGAAACGGAAATATTACGATAAACAGTGGCAACAGCGGACGCCAGGAGGTATCCGTTACCGGCAGCGGAGATTATAATGCACAACAGCTGGAAACGGAGGATGCCATTGTTAAGCTAACAGGGTCCGGGGATGCCAGGGTATGGGTGCGGCGTAAACTGGATGCGACCATAACCGGCAGCGGCGACATACGGTATGCCGGCACTCCTGAGGTGAATGCGTCCGTAACCGGATCCGGCAGTGTAAAGCGGTTGTGA
- a CDS encoding RNA polymerase sigma-70 factor, giving the protein MAFDSAQYKRVFDLHYEELYGYACSILRSEVYVEDIVQNIFIRLWQTRDTVRMGSVRAYLYTAVRNECFNHLKHKNVRVAHAQSVLAAGEGTTHHFRAEEKELQNKIQELVSRLPEKCAMVFYMCRQLGLSYKEVAEKLEISVKTVENQMTKALKFLRSGLAGYLVSLILLIIYPLFNL; this is encoded by the coding sequence ATGGCCTTTGACAGTGCGCAATACAAACGTGTTTTTGATCTTCATTATGAGGAATTGTATGGCTATGCCTGTTCGATCCTGCGGTCGGAGGTATATGTGGAGGACATTGTGCAGAATATTTTTATCCGGTTATGGCAGACACGGGATACTGTTCGGATGGGGTCTGTGAGGGCCTATCTGTACACAGCGGTGCGCAATGAATGCTTTAATCATTTAAAACATAAGAATGTACGGGTGGCCCATGCACAATCCGTTCTGGCCGCAGGTGAGGGAACGACGCACCACTTCCGGGCAGAAGAAAAAGAGTTGCAGAATAAGATACAGGAGCTGGTGAGCCGGCTTCCTGAAAAATGCGCCATGGTCTTTTATATGTGCCGGCAACTGGGGCTCAGTTACAAAGAAGTGGCGGAAAAACTGGAGATCTCCGTAAAGACCGTGGAGAACCAGATGACAAAGGCATTGAAGTTTTTGCGGAGCGGGCTGGCAGGATACCTGGTGAGCCTGATCCTGCTGATTATTTATCCACTCTTTAATTTATAG
- a CDS encoding FecR family protein — protein MEHQLIAYYEQRLDASRIKAVEQWLRADIRNEKMYEEVIRVWQAAKTDRQYLYYNKEQAWERLQQQIAGAQMTGRASKPRLLRLHWAQISAAAALVLILGLLLLRISRPEPAAYIAKDNLETITLKDGSRVALYPQGGLQVEKDFNKDSRTVTLKGDAYFDIARNPEKPFIIHNDDMEVQVLGTSFTIQQRADRYTVFVHTGRVEARYGGQTVTATAHQKIIRDLHSRRLLLEDMEADIDAVLKSQTIQCKDMRIDSLARILKEVYYIDLQLGAGIAGKRITSTYLSYETPEQVVQNIALTINASWSRNGNHYIITK, from the coding sequence ATGGAACATCAATTGATCGCCTATTATGAGCAGCGGCTGGATGCTTCCCGGATCAAGGCAGTGGAACAATGGCTTCGCGCAGATATCCGAAATGAGAAGATGTATGAAGAAGTGATCCGCGTGTGGCAGGCCGCAAAAACGGACCGGCAGTACCTTTATTACAATAAAGAACAGGCCTGGGAACGGCTTCAGCAGCAGATCGCCGGGGCGCAAATGACCGGACGGGCCTCTAAACCCCGGTTGCTGCGGCTGCACTGGGCACAGATAAGTGCGGCAGCGGCCCTGGTGCTCATATTGGGTCTGCTGCTGTTGCGCATCAGCCGCCCGGAACCGGCAGCGTACATAGCGAAGGATAACCTGGAAACAATTACTTTGAAAGACGGCAGCCGGGTGGCGCTTTATCCGCAGGGTGGTTTACAGGTGGAAAAAGACTTCAATAAGGATTCCAGGACGGTAACCTTAAAAGGGGACGCCTATTTTGACATAGCCCGAAACCCGGAGAAGCCATTTATTATCCATAATGATGATATGGAAGTGCAGGTACTGGGGACCTCGTTCACCATTCAGCAACGGGCGGACAGGTATACGGTATTTGTTCACACCGGCAGGGTAGAGGCCCGTTATGGCGGGCAAACGGTTACGGCAACCGCGCATCAGAAGATCATAAGGGATCTGCACAGCCGGCGGTTGCTGCTTGAAGATATGGAAGCGGATATTGATGCAGTATTGAAATCACAAACGATACAATGTAAGGACATGCGTATCGACAGCCTCGCCAGGATCCTGAAGGAAGTGTATTACATCGACCTGCAGCTGGGTGCGGGCATTGCAGGGAAAAGGATCACCAGTACCTACCTTTCCTATGAGACCCCGGAACAGGTGGTACAGAATATAGCGCTGACCATCAATGCCTCCTGGAGCAGGAACGGAAACCATTATATCATCACCAAATAA
- a CDS encoding STN and carboxypeptidase regulatory-like domain-containing protein, translating into MKPFFFIFLVFFFATGVCAQTDGLQKVISVDFRNITMYDALRQIEARAGFYFSYDNQFIRNQKKISFTAADKPVKEILNQILDNEYQYIVQNNKVIIRKKEQAAVEVRGRFVDNSDQTPVAYVSVYVPELQIGTMSDQEGFFSLKVPRSDQLLITASRISYEDTVFSADNNSDRELNIALTPHITEAPEIRLNTVQRHWLARRLIGSRQKLSSINLKNYFYQRKFQLGVLPGIATKNVLKGQQENNFSFNVLGGYAAQVDAVEIGGLFNIVQKHVHSVQIGGLANIVGGGVNGVQVGGMYNYVGDSMQGVQIGGLVNTAQQHTGGVQVAGWYNGTSAFNGLQIAGLMNRVRDSSTGLQLAGLVNVAGTVSEGVQLSGLVNRASKIKGLQLGLVNLADTLRGVAIGPVNYHRNGKHALSVSWQENNQLNVAYRSGSYTLYNVVQGGVTFAPGGEHYYSFGYGLGSEWVLKKKIKMAAELVNLFYTSADRIDLNYTNLSFQPLLLYQLRPKLQLFAGPRLQYPMPGKEDAASVQDALNRNMLAINPGSKDVLYLGWTVGINIF; encoded by the coding sequence TTGAAGCCCTTTTTTTTTATTTTTCTTGTATTCTTTTTTGCTACCGGCGTATGCGCGCAAACCGATGGCCTTCAAAAGGTGATCTCTGTCGATTTCCGGAATATAACGATGTACGATGCCCTGAGGCAGATCGAGGCCCGGGCCGGATTCTATTTCTCCTATGATAACCAGTTCATCCGGAATCAGAAAAAGATCTCTTTTACCGCAGCAGACAAACCGGTAAAAGAGATCCTGAACCAGATCCTGGACAACGAGTATCAATACATTGTTCAGAACAATAAGGTGATCATCCGGAAAAAAGAACAGGCAGCTGTTGAAGTGCGTGGCCGTTTTGTTGACAACAGTGATCAGACACCAGTGGCTTATGTAAGCGTTTATGTGCCGGAACTTCAGATCGGTACCATGTCTGACCAGGAAGGCTTCTTCTCCTTAAAAGTGCCCCGGTCCGATCAACTGCTTATTACGGCCAGCCGTATTTCATACGAGGATACTGTTTTCAGCGCAGACAACAACAGCGACCGGGAATTGAATATAGCACTCACCCCGCACATTACAGAAGCTCCTGAGATCCGCCTGAATACGGTGCAGCGGCACTGGCTGGCCCGCCGGCTGATCGGCTCCCGGCAAAAATTAAGCAGCATCAACCTGAAAAATTATTTTTATCAGCGGAAGTTCCAGCTGGGGGTGCTTCCGGGCATTGCTACAAAGAATGTCCTCAAGGGCCAGCAGGAAAATAATTTTTCGTTTAATGTGCTGGGAGGCTATGCCGCCCAGGTGGATGCCGTGGAAATAGGAGGATTGTTCAATATCGTGCAAAAACATGTCCATTCTGTACAGATCGGAGGACTGGCCAATATTGTCGGGGGTGGTGTGAACGGCGTGCAGGTTGGGGGTATGTATAATTATGTGGGTGACAGCATGCAGGGCGTGCAGATCGGAGGACTGGTGAACACGGCGCAACAGCATACAGGCGGTGTGCAGGTCGCCGGCTGGTACAATGGTACATCTGCTTTTAACGGGCTTCAGATTGCAGGTTTGATGAACAGGGTACGCGACAGCAGCACCGGTCTGCAACTCGCCGGATTGGTGAATGTGGCGGGCACGGTTTCCGAAGGAGTTCAGCTTTCCGGGCTGGTGAACCGGGCATCGAAAATAAAGGGATTGCAGCTGGGGCTGGTAAACCTCGCTGACACGCTTAGGGGCGTGGCCATCGGACCGGTAAACTATCACCGGAACGGTAAGCATGCATTGTCCGTTTCCTGGCAGGAGAACAATCAGCTGAATGTGGCCTACCGGTCGGGTAGTTATACCCTGTATAATGTTGTCCAGGGTGGAGTGACCTTTGCACCGGGCGGCGAACATTATTATTCATTTGGATATGGACTGGGAAGCGAATGGGTGCTAAAAAAGAAAATCAAAATGGCCGCCGAGCTGGTTAACCTTTTCTATACATCCGCCGACCGCATCGATCTTAATTATACCAATCTTTCTTTCCAGCCATTGCTGCTGTACCAGCTGCGCCCGAAGCTGCAGTTGTTTGCGGGACCAAGATTGCAGTACCCGATGCCGGGTAAGGAGGATGCAGCATCTGTTCAGGATGCGTTGAACCGGAATATGCTTGCCATTAATCCGGGTAGTAAAGACGTATTGTACCTGGGCTGGACGGTAGGCATAAATATTTTCTGA
- a CDS encoding DUF1772 domain-containing protein gives MKKKLLCGISLLLVMLVTGVFWGTWFTLTRSIDSFPADNFINIGKAIIANVGIPMRVLMPLALLMLLLLCLATLKTRGPLLLFTGALIFMVCTLLITVMVEVPIDNRIKTWTNTTVPDDWTVLRAKWARFHFYRTCTGILSFLLLTTGVIAWLSGRDRLVFPPSGQ, from the coding sequence ATGAAAAAGAAGCTCCTGTGCGGTATCAGTCTCCTCCTGGTAATGCTGGTGACCGGCGTCTTCTGGGGAACCTGGTTTACTTTAACGCGCAGTATTGACAGTTTTCCCGCAGATAATTTCATAAATATAGGTAAGGCCATCATTGCCAATGTTGGCATACCGATGCGTGTACTGATGCCGCTTGCGTTGCTTATGCTGCTCTTGCTGTGCCTCGCAACCCTGAAAACCCGCGGCCCCCTTCTACTGTTTACCGGGGCACTCATTTTTATGGTGTGCACGTTACTGATCACTGTGATGGTGGAAGTGCCGATCGATAACCGGATAAAAACATGGACAAACACCACCGTTCCAGATGACTGGACGGTGTTGCGGGCAAAATGGGCCCGGTTCCACTTTTACCGGACCTGCACGGGTATTTTGAGCTTTCTGCTTTTAACCACCGGTGTGATTGCCTGGCTTTCCGGCCGGGACAGGCTTGTATTCCCGCCTTCCGGCCAATGA
- a CDS encoding SusC/RagA family TonB-linked outer membrane protein has protein sequence MEKVHCSAVYRSYIPMRKRITPFLLTAVLIAGKPATVAAITKVSAPITASRPALHSGHRMTALPVTGKIVDAEGKPLANVNVTEKGTNNGTITNAEGNFSLNVKDETAVLVVSSVGYITQELPVKDGNFSNIMLQVSDSSMDDVVVVAFGKQKKREVVGSVTTINPSELKIPSSNLTTALAGRVAGIIAYQRSGEPGQDNADFFIRGVTTFGYKRDPLILIDGLEVSTTDLARLQPDDIASFSVMKDATATSLYGSRAANGVILISTKEGKEGKASVTIRVENSFSQPTKNVELADPITYMQLHNEAVLTRDPLGKVPYSQQKIDNTIAGTNPLMFPTTDWRSALFKDYAMNQRANLNVNGGGKIARYFVAGSVNRDNGVLRVDPKNNFNNNIKLTSYYLRSNVNVNLTKSTELIVRMSGNFDDYTGPLTEGTGLYRQVMRTNPVYFPAYYPADADHLHTKHILFGNYDDGSGSYLLNPYAEMVRGYKNYSRSMMSAQMELKQQLSFITPGLQARLLMNVTRNTFFEVRRAYKPFWYQANSYDNTTNEYKLTLLNEDDGTEYLDYNPSDRTVNSKFYMEGAMSYNRTFSNVHNLSGMMVFMLRNELTGQISSLQASLPFRNIGLAGRATYGYDNRYFAELNFGYNASERFHINNRWGFFPSAGVAWSVSNEAFWAPLKEAISNLKLRGTYGLTGNDAIGAPQDRFLYLSEVNMTDAGHGAVFGTNNGYRRDGISLVRYADPNITWETATKTNLGLEMTLFRKWNLQVDVFKEHRTGILMTRTATPATMGLTAQPKANIGQATGRGIDGSLDYNQSFSNSLWIQGRVNFTYATSKFLRYEEPFYDEAPWKRHVGYPISQQWGYIAERLFVDDYEAAKSPRQFGEYGGGDIKYYDVNKDGVITSLDQVPIGYPTTPEITYGFGASAGYKGFDFSLFFQGLGRESFWIDYNATAPFMQYTYDGETLLGQPTNQLLKAYADSYWSESNQNLYATWPRLTTTATGTDNNNERNTWFMRNGAFLRLKQVELGYTLSAPLARKMHLKNLRCYLTGTNLFSFSSFKMWDVEMAGNGLGYPIQRVLNIGLQASF, from the coding sequence ATGGAGAAAGTACATTGTTCTGCCGTATACCGGAGTTATATCCCTATGCGTAAGCGGATCACCCCATTCCTCTTAACTGCGGTACTCATTGCCGGTAAACCTGCCACAGTCGCAGCAATTACCAAAGTAAGCGCCCCCATCACAGCATCGAGACCAGCGCTTCACTCCGGCCACCGGATGACAGCCCTGCCGGTAACCGGGAAGATCGTTGATGCCGAAGGTAAACCCCTGGCAAATGTAAATGTGACGGAAAAAGGCACCAACAACGGTACCATTACCAATGCTGAAGGAAATTTTTCACTGAACGTGAAGGATGAAACAGCAGTACTGGTGGTATCAAGTGTCGGATACATCACACAGGAGCTTCCGGTAAAAGACGGAAATTTTTCCAATATCATGTTGCAGGTAAGCGACAGCTCTATGGATGATGTAGTGGTAGTGGCCTTCGGCAAGCAGAAGAAACGAGAAGTGGTAGGTTCCGTAACTACTATCAACCCTTCTGAATTGAAGATCCCTTCCAGTAACCTGACTACCGCACTCGCAGGCCGTGTAGCAGGCATCATTGCCTATCAGCGCAGCGGTGAACCGGGACAGGACAATGCCGATTTCTTCATCCGCGGTGTTACCACTTTCGGATACAAAAGAGATCCTTTGATACTGATCGACGGACTGGAAGTATCAACAACCGATCTGGCCCGCCTACAGCCGGACGATATCGCCAGCTTTAGTGTAATGAAAGATGCTACTGCTACCTCCCTGTACGGAAGCCGGGCTGCGAACGGAGTGATCCTGATCAGCACAAAGGAAGGAAAGGAAGGAAAGGCCTCGGTCACCATCCGGGTTGAAAACTCTTTTTCCCAGCCCACCAAAAATGTAGAACTGGCAGATCCGATCACGTATATGCAGTTGCATAATGAGGCCGTACTTACGCGGGACCCGCTAGGCAAAGTACCTTACTCGCAACAGAAGATTGACAATACCATCGCAGGCACCAATCCGCTAATGTTCCCTACTACGGACTGGAGATCTGCACTCTTCAAAGACTATGCGATGAACCAGCGGGCCAATCTGAATGTAAATGGGGGCGGAAAAATTGCGCGGTATTTTGTGGCAGGCTCTGTCAATCGCGATAACGGTGTGTTGCGCGTGGATCCTAAAAATAACTTTAATAACAACATCAAATTAACCAGTTATTATCTGCGTTCCAACGTCAATGTAAACCTTACTAAAAGCACCGAGCTCATTGTCCGTATGTCGGGCAACTTTGATGATTACACGGGACCGCTCACAGAAGGTACCGGGTTATACCGACAGGTGATGCGTACGAATCCTGTTTATTTTCCGGCCTACTATCCCGCAGACGCAGATCACCTTCATACCAAGCACATTCTTTTTGGTAACTATGACGATGGAAGCGGCAGTTATTTGTTAAACCCATACGCGGAGATGGTACGGGGATACAAGAACTACTCCCGTTCTATGATGTCCGCCCAAATGGAACTCAAGCAGCAACTCTCTTTTATTACGCCCGGGCTCCAGGCGCGCTTACTGATGAACGTAACAAGAAATACTTTTTTTGAAGTACGCAGGGCCTATAAGCCTTTCTGGTACCAGGCAAACTCCTATGATAATACAACCAATGAGTACAAACTGACCTTGCTGAATGAGGACGATGGTACCGAATATCTTGACTACAATCCAAGCGACCGCACTGTTAATTCAAAGTTTTACATGGAAGGAGCGATGAGTTATAACCGCACTTTTTCCAATGTACACAACCTGAGTGGTATGATGGTATTTATGCTGCGTAATGAATTGACCGGGCAGATCTCATCCCTCCAGGCCTCCCTGCCGTTCAGGAACATTGGTCTTGCCGGGCGCGCCACCTATGGTTATGATAACCGGTATTTCGCCGAACTGAATTTTGGATACAATGCATCGGAACGCTTCCACATCAATAACCGCTGGGGATTCTTCCCTTCTGCAGGGGTAGCATGGTCCGTATCGAATGAAGCGTTCTGGGCGCCTTTGAAAGAAGCCATCTCCAATCTGAAACTGAGGGGTACTTATGGTCTTACCGGGAACGATGCCATCGGCGCCCCGCAGGACCGTTTTCTTTACCTGTCGGAAGTAAATATGACGGATGCCGGCCATGGTGCTGTTTTCGGTACCAATAACGGTTACCGCAGAGACGGTATATCATTGGTGCGGTATGCCGATCCCAACATCACCTGGGAGACCGCCACCAAAACAAATTTAGGTCTGGAAATGACCTTATTCAGAAAATGGAATTTACAGGTTGACGTATTTAAAGAACACCGTACGGGCATATTAATGACACGCACGGCAACTCCCGCCACAATGGGGCTTACAGCGCAACCCAAAGCCAATATAGGCCAGGCTACCGGAAGAGGGATCGATGGATCGCTGGACTATAACCAGTCTTTTAGTAACAGCCTTTGGATACAGGGAAGGGTAAACTTTACCTATGCTACCAGCAAGTTTCTCCGTTACGAAGAACCATTCTATGACGAAGCCCCCTGGAAACGGCATGTAGGCTATCCGATCAGCCAGCAATGGGGTTACATTGCAGAGCGGTTGTTCGTAGATGATTATGAAGCCGCCAAGTCGCCCCGCCAGTTTGGCGAATACGGCGGCGGAGACATCAAGTATTATGATGTCAACAAAGACGGAGTCATTACCAGCCTGGACCAGGTACCCATCGGTTACCCCACTACTCCGGAGATCACTTATGGATTTGGAGCTTCAGCCGGTTATAAAGGCTTCGACTTTTCTCTCTTTTTCCAGGGACTGGGACGGGAATCATTCTGGATCGATTACAATGCCACGGCGCCTTTCATGCAATACACTTATGACGGAGAAACGCTGCTGGGACAACCGACCAATCAGTTACTGAAAGCCTATGCAGACAGTTACTGGTCGGAAAGCAATCAGAACCTGTATGCCACCTGGCCGCGGTTAACCACTACTGCCACCGGAACCGATAACAACAATGAGCGGAACACCTGGTTCATGCGTAATGGTGCTTTCCTGAGGTTAAAACAGGTAGAGCTGGGATATACGCTGAGCGCGCCGCTTGCGAGAAAAATGCATTTAAAGAATCTTCGCTGTTACCTTACCGGAACCAACCTGTTTTCTTTCAGTTCCTTTAAGATGTGGGATGTGGAAATGGCAGGAAACGGGCTGGGATATCCCATCCAGCGGGTGCTGAACATCGGGTTGCAGGCTTCTTTTTAA
- a CDS encoding PA2169 family four-helix-bundle protein — protein MTTTIDGEVLNDLLHINKDRIAGYERAIAELKEGTEDADLIRLFQNYIDNSNIFVAELADALKKMEAPVTERTTGMGKIYVAWMEIKAFFTGNDRQTILNSCEAVEDAVKKAYESALNQPGLFPDNFSLIKDQNSKLLTAHHQIKRLRDA, from the coding sequence ATGACTACCACTATCGATGGTGAAGTATTGAATGACCTGCTTCACATCAACAAAGATCGCATCGCCGGCTATGAACGGGCGATCGCTGAGTTAAAAGAGGGTACTGAAGATGCTGACTTAATACGCCTGTTTCAAAACTATATTGACAACAGCAACATTTTTGTTGCCGAACTGGCAGATGCCCTCAAAAAAATGGAAGCGCCCGTCACCGAAAGGACCACTGGAATGGGCAAGATCTATGTTGCGTGGATGGAGATCAAAGCGTTCTTTACCGGCAACGACCGACAGACCATCCTGAACAGTTGTGAAGCGGTTGAAGATGCTGTGAAAAAAGCATATGAGAGTGCATTGAACCAGCCGGGATTATTCCCCGACAATTTTTCATTAATCAAAGATCAGAACAGTAAATTACTAACTGCTCATCATCAGATAAAAAGGCTGCGGGATGCTTAG
- a CDS encoding DNA-binding protein: MPLKSTITKAGMAKKQGKSPSTQAGAFVEEEIKSIRKGRHGARSARQAIAIGLSKARRAGVDLKPPEKGTVAEKTRKSAEGSYKKGQAHEPVSATRSAAREKALKKEPETAASHEALSRQAKAAARKRTAADRSRAAKKAARTRKRTAMNT; the protein is encoded by the coding sequence ATGCCGTTAAAGAGTACAATTACAAAAGCAGGGATGGCAAAAAAACAGGGGAAATCGCCATCCACCCAGGCTGGTGCGTTTGTAGAGGAAGAGATCAAAAGCATCCGTAAGGGAAGGCATGGTGCCCGATCTGCCAGGCAGGCCATCGCCATCGGTTTGTCGAAGGCCCGGCGGGCAGGAGTAGACCTGAAGCCACCGGAAAAAGGCACAGTTGCTGAAAAAACAAGAAAGAGCGCCGAAGGGTCCTATAAAAAAGGACAGGCACATGAGCCGGTTTCTGCCACCCGATCAGCAGCGCGTGAAAAAGCGCTGAAAAAAGAGCCGGAGACCGCAGCCTCACATGAAGCGTTGTCCCGGCAGGCAAAGGCTGCCGCACGGAAGCGGACGGCTGCGGACCGTTCGCGGGCTGCAAAAAAGGCGGCGCGCACGCGGAAAAGAACAGCAATGAATACATGA
- a CDS encoding ATP-binding protein yields MIKSLNKIRIGYVLSSLLLLTSYILILSTNRRLQTEKERVVNSYILINKLGAIKMAVSEAETNVREYLLNKNEKALATFHTTRANLHQLHQEVRRQTQYNSQQAQSESVLQTMTEERMAQLATALIKGRASVLGQANNIYTQIQDMTAREEPLMRKRMTRLDRFYNSTETLTILSLFMAAIAVVYAVLTFNSQYRQKRKADKTADVYRNELEENVKQLQDKNTTLKELKGMEKLATIGRVARVVAHEVRNPLTNISLATEQLQDLACIRQDPDGQLLLGMIERNSTRIGQMVSDLLNATKFMQLDKQQADLNQLLDESLAMARDRLVLRKIEVVKNYSDKVCDVMVDKERIRLAFLNIIVNAIEAMREGAGILELTTKRDGDRCIVEVRDNGSGMDEATLQNLFEPYFTMKKKGNGLGLTNSQNIVLNHKGNIKVSSEPGKGSLFVISLNVL; encoded by the coding sequence ATGATTAAATCCTTAAATAAAATCCGGATCGGCTATGTATTGTCTTCCCTGCTGCTGCTAACTTCTTATATCCTTATTTTATCTACCAACCGCCGGCTGCAGACCGAGAAGGAACGCGTGGTAAACAGCTATATCCTTATCAACAAGCTGGGAGCGATCAAAATGGCTGTAAGCGAGGCCGAAACCAACGTACGGGAATACCTGCTGAATAAAAACGAAAAGGCATTGGCCACTTTCCATACCACAAGGGCAAACCTGCATCAATTACATCAGGAGGTGCGCCGGCAGACACAATATAACAGCCAGCAGGCACAAAGTGAATCCGTCCTGCAGACAATGACCGAAGAGCGGATGGCGCAACTGGCGACAGCGCTTATTAAGGGGAGGGCTTCTGTTCTCGGACAGGCGAACAATATATATACGCAGATCCAGGATATGACCGCGAGGGAAGAACCACTGATGCGGAAACGCATGACCCGGCTCGACAGGTTTTACAACAGCACAGAAACGCTGACGATACTCTCCCTTTTTATGGCGGCTATAGCGGTGGTTTATGCGGTACTGACGTTTAACAGCCAGTACCGGCAGAAGAGAAAGGCCGACAAAACCGCAGATGTTTACCGGAATGAACTGGAGGAGAATGTAAAACAATTACAGGATAAGAACACCACGCTCAAGGAATTAAAAGGAATGGAAAAACTGGCGACCATCGGGCGGGTGGCGCGCGTGGTAGCGCATGAGGTAAGGAACCCGCTCACCAATATTTCGCTGGCCACAGAACAGCTACAGGACCTTGCCTGTATCCGGCAGGACCCGGATGGCCAGCTCCTGCTGGGTATGATAGAACGTAACTCTACCCGCATCGGACAGATGGTATCTGATCTGCTGAATGCCACAAAATTCATGCAGCTGGATAAACAGCAGGCGGACCTCAACCAATTGCTGGATGAAAGCCTGGCAATGGCGCGGGACCGGCTGGTGCTGCGGAAGATCGAAGTGGTAAAAAATTATTCGGATAAAGTATGTGATGTAATGGTGGATAAGGAACGTATCAGGCTGGCATTCCTGAATATTATCGTAAACGCCATTGAGGCCATGCGCGAAGGAGCGGGGATACTGGAGCTGACCACAAAACGCGACGGCGACCGCTGCATTGTGGAAGTCCGCGACAATGGAAGCGGGATGGATGAGGCTACCCTGCAGAATTTGTTTGAACCTTATTTTACAATGAAGAAGAAAGGAAACGGGCTTGGTCTGACGAACTCGCAGAACATTGTATTAAATCATAAGGGCAATATCAAGGTGAGCAGTGAGCCCGGCAAGGGTAGTTTGTTTGTTATTTCATTGAATGTCCTGTAA